The sequence GCACCAGGACGTCAACGCGATCGACCTCGCGGGAGCGGACGAGGCGCTGGCGAAGGAGCTGGAGGTCGCGGCGGCCGACAATCTGAAGCGGGTCCTGCGTCCACAGGCTGTGGACTATTTCGAGACGCCCGGGACCGAGCGGATGACGGCGTTCCTGGAGACGAAGACGGTGTGGCACCCGACGGGGTCGCTGGGCGCGGGAGGATCTTCCTACTGAGAAGTTCCGTCCGGGGCTCCTCAGTGGCCCAGGGACGCGAGGACCGGGCCCGCCAGCGGCACGCTGCCCAGCGACGGGGCCTGGGCCAGCGGGCGCGTCAGCATCTGGGTGCCGACCGGCTGGAAGTCGGCCACCTGGGTGCCGACGCCGTTGTCCAGCGGGTCGACACCCGTGCCCGCCAGCGGGTTGGGCTTGAGGCCGGCGACCGGGCCGGTGACGTAGCCGACGATGCCGGTCAGGGCGCGCAGGCCGGCCTCGGGGTCGATGGTGCCGGTGTCGACGGGACGGTAGGTCACGCCCGTACCGGGGATCGTCTCGGCGGACGCGGTGACCGCGCCGGCGCCCAGGGCCGCTCCCGCGACGGCGAGGACGACCAGGGCGCGCTGCGCGGCGGAGTGCTGGGGAGAAGCGTGTCGGGCCATTGCTGATGCCACCTTCTGCTGCACTGGGTGATCGTGTCGGCACGAAGGGTAGTTGAGGTACGGCTCACGCTCAAAAGCCGACCCGCGGGCTCGGCAGGCGGTCCACCATGCGTCAAACTGGTGTTCCGTGAGCATTCATCCTCCGTCTCCCGCCCGTGTCGTGCTGCTGTGCGGCCCCTCGGGCTCGGGCAAGTCCCTCGTCGCCGCCCGCTCCGGGCTCCCGGTACTGCGCCTGGACGACTTCTACAAGGAGGGTGACGACCCGACCCTGCCGCTGGTGGAGGGGAGTTCGGACATCGACTGGGACCATCCGCGGTCCTGGGACGCGGACGTCGCGGTCGAGGCCATCGTCCGGCTGTGCGCCACGGGTTCGACGCCGGTGCCGGTGTACGACATCGCGCTGAGCGCCCGTACCGGCGAGGAGACACTGAGCATCGGCCGTACCCCGCTGTTCATCGCGGAGGGCGTCTTCGCCGCGGAGATCGTCGAACGCTGCCGGGAGCTGGGGGTGCTGGCGGACGCGCTGTGCCTGTCCCGCGGCGCGTTCACCACCTTCCGGCGGCGTTTCGTGCGCGATCTGAGGGAGGGCCGCAAGTCGGTGCCGTTCCTGCTGCGCCGCGGCTGGCGGCTGATGCGCGCGGAGCGCTCGATCGTCGCCCGTCAGGTGTCCCTCGGCGCGCACCGCTGCGACCGGGACGAGGCGCTGGGCCGGCTGGCGGCAGCGGCGGCGGGCCGCCAGGCGCGGCAGCAGACGCCGGCCCGGGCGTCGTAGCAAAGGCGCGGACCGCCGGGCGGCGGACACGCGAAACGGGACCGGCAGGCCCCCCGGACCACCAGTCCCGTTCCCGTTGTTCCCCCGTGTTCCCCCGTGTTCCCCCGCGGCTCCACTCCCCGGTGGAGCCCCGTATCCCCGTGCCCCCGCATTCCCCCCTCGGGCCACCCCCCGGTGGCCCCGCCCTCAGGCGACCAGTTCGCCGAAGGCGGCCTCTTCGTCGCGGCCGAAGCTGAGCACCTCGTCGTCGCGCAGGCGGCGCAGCGAGCGCCAGATGCTGGACTTCACCGTGCCGACGCTGATGCCGAGGATGTCGGCGATCTCCGGGTCCGTGCGGCCCTCGTAGTAGCGCAGGACCAGCATGGTGCGCTGGAGTTCGGGCAGCCGGGCCAGCGCCTGCCACAGGACCGCGCGCAGCTCGGTGCCGCGCATCGCGTCCGTCTCGCCGGGCGTCTCCGGCAGTTCCTCGGTCGGGTACTCGTTGAGCTTGCGCCGCCGCCAGGCGCTGATGTGCAGGTTGGTCATGGTGCGGCGGAGGTATCCGCCGACCGCGGCCTTGTCGCTGATCCGGTCCCACGCCCGGTACGTCGAGAACAGCGCGCTCTGCAGCAGGTCCTCGGCCTCGTGGCGGTCGCCGGTCAGGTGGTAGGCGGTGGCGTACAGGGAGGAGCGGCGCTCCTGGACGTAGGCGGTGAACTCCGCCTCCGACAGCGAGCGGCGCTCCCCCGGGCCCTCCCCGTACGCGGTTCCCCCGTGCATTTCCCCCGTGTGCGCGTCAACCACCGACATGTACGCCGGGTGCTGACGCCCGGTGCCGCGAGCGCACCCCCGCATGCCCGCGGCACCGGACTTCTCGGACCCCCGGTGCACGTCGTGCAGACGCGTGACCACTGCGCTGGTGCTGATGCCGTGCAGCGTGTTCATCTCGCGCTCCCCGTCGTGGACTTCCGGTGAATCGGTCTTGCCGGACCGGCTCGGCTCCCCGTCCGGCCCGTGACGAAAAGCCTGCCGGGGCCACTTCATGGCCGTGTCCGCCGACTGTCACAGACCTGTCACAGGGGTCCGGCCGGGCCGGTCACCGGCCGCGTACGGTGCGTGGCGGTGTACGAGGAGTGGTACGGGCAGGTCGTACGACACCCCGTCCATGGGCCAGAATGAGCCCGTGCCTTCCCTGTTGCTGATCGAGGACGACGACGCCATCCGTACGGCCCTGGAGCTCTCCCTGACGCGCCAGGGACACCGGGTCGCCACCGCTGCCAGCGGCGAGGACGGTCTGAAGCTGCTGCGCGAGCAGCGGCCGGACCTGATCGTGCTGGACGTGATGCTGCCCGGCATCGACGGGTTCGAGGTCTGCCGCCGCATCCGGCGCACCGACCAGCTCCCGATCATCCTGCTGACCGCGCGCAGCGACGACATCGACGTCGTGGTGGGGCTGGAGTCGGGGGCCGACGACTACGTCGTCAAGCCGGTGCAGGGCCGGGTGCTGGACGCCCGGATCCGGGCCGTGCTGCGGCGCGGCGAGCGCGAGTCCAGCGACTCGGCGACCTTCGGCAACGTCGTCATCGACCGCTCGGCGATGACGGTCACGAAGAACGGCGAGGACCTCCAGCTGACCCCGACCGAGCTGCGGCTGCTGCTGGAGCTGAGCCGGCGGCCCGGGCAGGCGCTGTCCCGGCAGCAGTTGCTGCGGCTGGTGTGGGAGCACGACTACCTGGGCGACTCGCGCCTGGTCGACGCGTGTGTGCAGCGGCTGCGCGCCAAGGTCGAGGACGTCCCGTCGTCCCCGACGCTGATCCGTACCGTCCGCGGTGTCGGCTACCGCCTGGACGTCCCTCAGTGACCGGTACGCGAGGGAGGCTGCGCGGCTGGGCCGCGGGGCGAGGGGGAAACCTGTCGCGCCTGAGGCTGACCAGCCTGCGGCTGCGCCTGGTGGTGGTGTTCGCGCTGGTCGCGCTCACCGCCGCGGTGTCGGCGTCGGGCATCGCCTACTGGCTCAACCGGGAGGCGGTGCTCACCCGCGCCCAGGACGCGGTGCTGCGCGACTTCCGGCAGGAGATGCAGAACCGCGCGGGCGCGCTGCCCGAGCACCCGAGCCAGGACCAACTACAGCGCGCCGCCGGCCAGATGGGCGCCAGCAGCCAGCGCTTCAGCGTGCTGCTGGTCGCCACGGACGCCGACGGCAAGACGGTGTACGGCAACTCGGGCGGCATCAACGGCTTCGCGCTGGAGGACGTGCCGTCCTCGCTGCGCTCGGCCGTGACCAGGCGGCAGCAGGTGGGCGACCAGAACAAGCAGCCGTACCACCTGTACTGGCAGCGGGTCGTGGACCACGGCACGCCGTTCCTGGTGGCCGGCACGCGCGTCATCGGCGGCGGTCCGACCGGCTACATGGCGAAGTCCCTGGAGCCGGAGGCGAAGGACCTCAACTCGCTGGCCTGGTCGCTGGGCATCGCCACCGGGCTCGCGCTGATCGGCGCCGCGCTGCTCGCGCAGGCCGCCGCCACGACCGTACTGAAGCCGGTGCACCGGCTCGGGGTGGCCGCGCGGCGGCTCGGCGAAGGCAGGCTGGACACCCGGCTGCGTGTCTCCGGCACCGACGAACTCGCCGATCTGTCGCGGACGTTCAACAACGCGGCCGAGGCGCTGGAGAAACGGGTCGCGGAGATGGCCGCGCGGGACGAGGCGTCCCGCCGGTTCGTCGCCGACATGTCGCACGAGCTGCGCACCCCGCTCACCGCCATCACCGCCGTCACAGAGGTGCTGGAGGAGGAGCTGGAGGCGGAGACCGGCAGCATGGACCCGATGATCGAGCCCGCGGTCCGGCTGGTGGTCAGCGAGACCCGGCGGCTGAACGACCTGGTCGAGAACCTGATGGAGGTCACCCGCTTCGACGCGGGCACCGCCCGGCTGGTCCTCGACGACGTCGACGTCGCCGACCAGATCACCGCCTGCATCGACGCCCGGGCCTGGCTGGACGCGGTCGAGCTGGACGCCGAGCGCGGCATCCATGCCCAGCTGGACCCGCGCCGCCTGGACGTCATCCTCGCCAACCTGATCGGCAACGCCCTCAAGCACGGCGGGTCGCCGGTGCGGGTGTCGGTGCGGGAGGCGGACGACTCGGTCGAGATCCGGGTCCGCGACCACGGGCCGGGCATCCCCGAGGACGTGCTGCCGCACGTCTTCGACCGCTTCTACAAGGCGAGCGCCTCCCGGCCGCGCTCCGAGGGCAGCGGGCTCGGCCTCTCCATCGCCCTGGAGAACGCCCACATCCACGGCGGCGAGATCATCGCCGCCAACTCCGCCGAGGGCGGCGCGGTGTTCACGCTCCGGCTGCCCCGGGACGCCTCGCGGCTGACCGAGCAGGACGGCGGGGACGACAAGGGCGCCAAGGGCGCCGGGACCGAGCGGGAAAGCGCGGGGAAGGAGGGGTCATGACCGTACGACGCCTGGTGGCGCTGCCCCTCCTCGGCGCGCTGCTCACCGGCTGCGGCATCCGGGCCACGGAGGTGCCGACCGACTTCGGGGCGGCGCCGTCCCGGGTGCCGTGCTCGCTGACCGGACCGGACCGGTCCACGCAGTCCTCGCGCGGGGTGCCGGTGCAGGTCTTCCTGCTGTGCGGGGCGTCCCTGGTGGCCGTGGACCGCACGGTGCCGGTGCCGGAGGGCACACCGGACGCCCGGCGCCGGGTGATCGTGGCGCAGGGGCTGCTGGACCAGCTCGCCGCGTCCCCGTCGGCCGCGGAGCGCTCCGCGGGCTATACGACGTACGTCCCGGGCGGACTCGGGGTGCGCGGGCCCGGCCCGAAGGATCCCGAGGACGCGCTCCGGCTGAGCACGGCGCCCTCGCGGCTGACCTCCTACGCCCTGGCCCAGCTGGTGTGCACGCTGTCCGACTCGGCGGCCACGGAGGGCGACGGCTCGGTCATCCTGGGCGGCCCGGACGCGGGCCCGCTGCGACGGTTCGAGTGCACGGACGAGGTCCGCGACCACCCGGGCAGCAGCCAGCCGCCGTCCGGCGAGGTCACGGAGTAGGCGGGCACGGCCGGCCGGCACCTCGAGGTGCGCAGGACCGCCCCTACGGGTGTTCCCCGGCGCGGGCGCTTACCGGTGCGCCCCCGCCGAAACGGCGGCGTGCCCGTGCCGAAACGTTTTCACCGCGGAACCGTTCTGCCCCGTGCCCGCGTCTAGGGGGGCGTGCAGCGTCAAGGCTCCATCGGCGGCAGCGCCGCGATCCGCATCCGTGTGACGGGGGGTGTCCTCCTCGCCACGCACCTCGCCCTCGTCGCCTGGCTGATGCTGCGCCCCTTGGACGTCCCCTGGGTGATGCCCCCGAATCTGCGTCCGCTGGCCGGCATCCGGGCCGATCTGGCGCTGGGCTGGCCGGGTGCCGCCCGGCCGCTCGGCGAGGGTCTGGCGCTGCTCGCCCCGCTGGGCGTGCTGCTGCCGGCGGCGCACGGCAGGCTCACCGTCTCCCCGCTCGCCTCGCTGCTGCGGACGGCCGCGGCCGGCGCGCTGATCTCGCTCGGCATCGCGCTGTTGCAGACCGGTGTGCCGGGCCGGGTGGTGGACGTCGACTCGGTGCTGCTGAACACGGCGGGGGTCGTGCTGGCCCACCTGGCCGTGGTGCCGGCCGGGCGGTCCCGGCTGCGGCGGCGGACGGCGCGGGAGCCGGGTGCGGCGGCCGGGCCGGCGGTCGGCCTCGCGGAGGAGCTGTCTCAGGGCCGTACCCCGACGATTCCCAGGGTCGGGATCGCACCTTAGAGTGATGCTTCGTCCTCTTCGTCCGCCTACCGTGGAGGGAAGTTGAGGGGCCCGCGGGGTCCCGCCACCGGCTCGGGAGCGAGCCGACGACCACGGAGGAGCCGACATGGCCGCCCTTTCCCGCCCCACCCAAGGCCGCGTGATCGGCGGAGTCTGCGCCGGACTGGCCCGGCGCTTCGGCACTTCGGCCACGACGATGCGGGTGATCTTCCTGGTGTCCTGCCTGCTGCCGGGCCCGCAGTTCCTGCTGTACATCGCGCTGTGGCTGCTGCTGCCGTCCGAGGACAAGGTCCGTACCGCCTGGTGAGTGCCGCGGTGCGGGCGAGTGCGCCACGGGGGCGCGTCCGGACGGGCCGGAGCGCCCCGCGCGTCCCGCGTCGGCCGGGGTCAGCCGAGCGGAAGTCCGTTGACCGGCGTGCCCTTCGTCGGCAGGCCCTTCAGCGGCAGTCCGCCGAGCAGCCCGGCGACCGGCTTGGTCGGGCCCTCGGCGACGGCGCGCTCGGCGACGGGCTGCGCGGCGGCCGCGCCCTTGCGGACGACCGGCACCGCGGCGGCGACACCGCGCTTGGCCAGGGGCTTGAGCGTCTTCACCGCTCCGCTGTCGGGCAGCGCGTCGACGACCTGCCCGGGCGGCAGCAGCTTGGTGACGGTGTCCAGGGTGTGGGCGGCGTCCGGGGCGGCCGGGGCCGCGTTGGCCGCGCCCGCGCCGATGACGGCGACGGCGGCGCCCAGGGCGGCGACACCGAGGGTCTTGGCAGCAGACTGCTTCATGGTGCATGCGTCCTTGCGTGCGGAGACGGGAGATCGCGAACGATCTGAGCGATCCACGACCGTAAACAGCGCACGCCACTCACCGCAAACA comes from Streptomyces sp. SCL15-4 and encodes:
- a CDS encoding VanZ family protein, whose amino-acid sequence is MQRQGSIGGSAAIRIRVTGGVLLATHLALVAWLMLRPLDVPWVMPPNLRPLAGIRADLALGWPGAARPLGEGLALLAPLGVLLPAAHGRLTVSPLASLLRTAAAGALISLGIALLQTGVPGRVVDVDSVLLNTAGVVLAHLAVVPAGRSRLRRRTAREPGAAAGPAVGLAEELSQGRTPTIPRVGIAP
- a CDS encoding PspC domain-containing protein, translated to MAALSRPTQGRVIGGVCAGLARRFGTSATTMRVIFLVSCLLPGPQFLLYIALWLLLPSEDKVRTAW
- the afsQ1 gene encoding two-component system response regulator AfsQ1 → MPSLLLIEDDDAIRTALELSLTRQGHRVATAASGEDGLKLLREQRPDLIVLDVMLPGIDGFEVCRRIRRTDQLPIILLTARSDDIDVVVGLESGADDYVVKPVQGRVLDARIRAVLRRGERESSDSATFGNVVIDRSAMTVTKNGEDLQLTPTELRLLLELSRRPGQALSRQQLLRLVWEHDYLGDSRLVDACVQRLRAKVEDVPSSPTLIRTVRGVGYRLDVPQ
- a CDS encoding HAMP domain-containing sensor histidine kinase, with translation MTGTRGRLRGWAAGRGGNLSRLRLTSLRLRLVVVFALVALTAAVSASGIAYWLNREAVLTRAQDAVLRDFRQEMQNRAGALPEHPSQDQLQRAAGQMGASSQRFSVLLVATDADGKTVYGNSGGINGFALEDVPSSLRSAVTRRQQVGDQNKQPYHLYWQRVVDHGTPFLVAGTRVIGGGPTGYMAKSLEPEAKDLNSLAWSLGIATGLALIGAALLAQAAATTVLKPVHRLGVAARRLGEGRLDTRLRVSGTDELADLSRTFNNAAEALEKRVAEMAARDEASRRFVADMSHELRTPLTAITAVTEVLEEELEAETGSMDPMIEPAVRLVVSETRRLNDLVENLMEVTRFDAGTARLVLDDVDVADQITACIDARAWLDAVELDAERGIHAQLDPRRLDVILANLIGNALKHGGSPVRVSVREADDSVEIRVRDHGPGIPEDVLPHVFDRFYKASASRPRSEGSGLGLSIALENAHIHGGEIIAANSAEGGAVFTLRLPRDASRLTEQDGGDDKGAKGAGTERESAGKEGS
- a CDS encoding ATP-binding protein; the protein is MKQSAAKTLGVAALGAAVAVIGAGAANAAPAAPDAAHTLDTVTKLLPPGQVVDALPDSGAVKTLKPLAKRGVAAAVPVVRKGAAAAQPVAERAVAEGPTKPVAGLLGGLPLKGLPTKGTPVNGLPLG
- a CDS encoding SigE family RNA polymerase sigma factor gives rise to the protein MNTLHGISTSAVVTRLHDVHRGSEKSGAAGMRGCARGTGRQHPAYMSVVDAHTGEMHGGTAYGEGPGERRSLSEAEFTAYVQERRSSLYATAYHLTGDRHEAEDLLQSALFSTYRAWDRISDKAAVGGYLRRTMTNLHISAWRRRKLNEYPTEELPETPGETDAMRGTELRAVLWQALARLPELQRTMLVLRYYEGRTDPEIADILGISVGTVKSSIWRSLRRLRDDEVLSFGRDEEAAFGELVA
- a CDS encoding uridine kinase, whose protein sequence is MSIHPPSPARVVLLCGPSGSGKSLVAARSGLPVLRLDDFYKEGDDPTLPLVEGSSDIDWDHPRSWDADVAVEAIVRLCATGSTPVPVYDIALSARTGEETLSIGRTPLFIAEGVFAAEIVERCRELGVLADALCLSRGAFTTFRRRFVRDLREGRKSVPFLLRRGWRLMRAERSIVARQVSLGAHRCDRDEALGRLAAAAAGRQARQQTPARAS